GTGAGGCAATAATTTAACTGGTTGACATGTAAGATATTAGGCGTACTGCAAAGAGGTACATTAACTTCTATAGGTAGTAGATTTCCCAAACCGAAGCGCAAATCAACTGTTTCCATTTTCAGCGTTTTGTCTGCTAAGATGAGCCTTTCCAAAGGTTAGACGAAGTATTTGATAAAACATGCACGAATTCATAAAGAAGGACCAGTAAATTATTCTTTCTTCGTTATGCTAATCTTCCCTTCTGGCCTcgtttcaaaagaaacttcagCTCAAAATTAAAGCTACACTaaccaaaaactaaaaaaaaaaacttaaattaGTTGGCCCCTACCGTTTATGAATACGGCATATGTGAAATATGATTTTATCCTTGTTAATGTTTGGACATTTTAGCAAAGAAGAGTCACTTTTCTATTACGTAATTATTTTGTAAGCCTAGATTTATAATTTTCCCAAGCAGAATGTCCCGGATACCCATTACAGCCTCTGTTATTTTGTTCAATTAAGTAGTGGTCAATAGTTTGTTGTCTTTCTCGAATCATCATCCCTTCAAATAAAAGCTAAGTGGTTCGAAAACCAGTCATAATATAATGCACGCGTATTAGGTAAAACCGAATTGTTATCAAGTTTGTATGCTGTGCTTTACACACTGGCGAAAGCTTGCCAATGAAAGCGAGCTGATACGTTTTCTTGAGGTGTGAAGAACGTCAAACAGAAATAGCGCACTTCCTTCTCAGGCAAAAGTTCCATTTATTGAAATGGTTTTCTATTTTAAAATCAATGTGTTTGACGTGAGTCATAATTACCATTTTGTTTGAGTTCACCTCAGAACTGTTTATGCTTTCGTGGAGCCACACAGCTCACCTAAATACCAGCTGGACTATTCCCTGGACAAGAATACTTAAATTCTGCCCGTCTGTTTCGAGTTTCAAACTTTCGCAAAAGGGCATTCTTCGAAGGAAAACCTCCAACCATAATAACAAAACTGTTGAACCTGGGAAAGCGTTATCAAAAGGCTGAGCTCGTTAATTGTGAGTAAGGGCTGTTTCATGCCACTAACAGGCAATCCATCTCATACAATTTTACTCAGTTTATCGAGGTAAATAGATTACTCAATTGACagttcgagcgttagctcttcttCACGGTGAATTCATTCCCgtttttggttttgtcaaaGGGCTAACAATCTACTCGAAACGTCACTAATTTGACGCTTAACGTTGGCTCCCAAATTTTCGTGTCTAGTGGCATCATTGCGTTTGTAATCTTCTTGTAAATTTTCTTGAATGTGGACTTTGCTCGTCCGTTTATAAAGTCTTCTATAAAATTGGGCTTCCCCTAGAGACTAATCAAAAATTAACCCAAAATAGAATatgttgaaatgtttttttctttttaattaaaaacgaCGTGGGATGAAATAGGCATTTTGATCATCATCGATTTAGTAAGTAAAAGAAGGACAATTTTTCATATCGGCTTTACAGCCGTAGAGTGGAAGGAAATTTACTAACATTAAAGTTACGACACCGAAGCACAAGGTTTATATAGTGACAAAGAAAGCGCTAAGTAGTCTAAGTTCATAACTGGATGAGTCACCATCTGGGAAATCTCCCGTGCTGTACTCCTAGAggagtcaggctggcgtagtggtcATCAATCGTGCCtcccacctctactacaaatgttgtatgtggccTGAGTTTTCAGTCGATCTCTACCTTACTTAGGGTTTTCTCCtcgcactccggtttcctccctcatcaaaatcgACCCGGTTTTAGCATCCTGCATAGTCTCACAACTTCTGGAATtattaaatatgaaatgaaatagaattctgcaaaacaacaacctGAAATTACTTCATTTGAATTTCCGACGAAAAAACGACCTCAAAATGGTATATCCTTCATTTCATAGTTTTCGTCAAATTGCTAAGGCTATATTCTATAGCACTTTTTATTGCGCCGACTCTTGTAGTGTCAACAGCGGATCACTGTGTAAAGCCCTCGAATATATAACCTGAAATTTTATTTGGAGAAAGTTGGCAGGTAAACATGAAACTGAATGCAAAACAAAGATTCGCATTCCAAAAATCAAAGACAAGGAATTTgcttccattttctttcttttggccGTCgcgaaataattaaaacttagAACTCATGAAGCGCATTTTAGCGGCTCTTATGATAAGCAGCAGCCGAGTCGCACGTTTTGCTTTAATTTTGGGAAGTTTCAGCAACAACGGCGACATCGACTAGGAAAGCGTCACTTAGAAATAAGcatttgtgactattttgcgattatcccatcctGTTAGCATTCTTTAACGCTGGACTGGTGTGAAGacagaaaaattattgaagATTTATGGTTGTATGTTCAAGTTGTCATTAAAGCCGCAATTATGGTAATTTTACCTTGATGGACACCGAATTCTCATAAAATGCATGCCAACTAatgaaattcttaatttatggcttTGAAGTTAACGTCCATGCAACTAACAATATCCCAATCGACTCTTTCTTGTACGGAAAGCAAATTAACGTCAATATCAAcggcaaaaaataaaacaaactcaATTTTGAAGCAGAAAAAAACTTGCTAATAATATTGATTCTATTTTCGCAAAAAGTGgttgaaagttaaaaaaactTGATTCTGAAAATATTCACAGCATGATGGCATTTTTGAGTTGATTCTAAGCAAACGTTCAATACTACTCGATGTTTAATGCATAATTTGGACGTTGCAATTTTAGAAATGTCATTCAAACTGAATGCAAAACTGGTGGTGAAAGGGCATAGACAGGTACCGGATACTAAACTCCGCGGACTTATTAAACACGAATTTGTGAATTTTTCGGTGCGATATTACTGTTTTTATTGTTTACCTTCTTCGACTgatattaaacaattattggatgaggttgagcatgatatcatgaattatcaaagccgaggtctgtgttatctgccgaagccgaaggctgaggcagataacacagacacgagggtttgataattaacagttattcttcgaggacgcgccggatatgagctgacgcgccggatatgagctgatatatgaGCTTTacagattctaggacgagaattACTACAAGTACGagaaccagcgtcattttggccggaaaaacgtgataccatcgtcattttagtacgaggtatcgcaaaaatgttgtcgtgtcaaaacatgTCAAGAACACAGTagcaattttgtcatttttcgatcagcaaaaggGCTCAGATTCTGACAACACTAACACGAGACTTcaatgtgaaaatagtttattaagTGCACGTCAGTTATTCTGCTGAACAAAATCACTACCATCATTTTCCTGAATTGGTCACTAACTGGACATCAGATAACACCGTCCGTAGAAATAGACAAAAttttaacctcttactaaccgagcgcgagggccgtactggggaatattggccctcggtcgtgacagtacggaccgagcgcagcgaggtccgtacgaaaacgaccgagggccaatattccccggcaCGGACGGTCCGAGctagctcggttagtaagtagtttattatatggcactctgttcctgatagtaaaatgcacttccggtggcttgcacttaaaaaatgttcgtcttcttcatccatctttgaaatttcggaaaaatttcagtctttttagcttctgctggtagtttcaatgtgaagaatgacaattttcacccttgttttggttgcaaattttgaatgtgcggctttgctccaaaacaaaaatacacggattggaccgtttccatggaaacggtccgtactgcaaaatcctgaccgagaaagaaccaatcagagcacagggatttgcctaggactgggcttgccatataataaaatgcattAATGCAGGAATAAACTAAGCAACAGTACCgtgccggatacgaaaaaccactaaaaaccacccaaaaataagtggaaacgtattcctcatcCAATGCAACGGCACCAGACCCCGAGGAAAGGGTATCCTactttagtaaaatccatctagtggtctatcatcaatgctgcgttctgattggttgtgctactagtaggctatatgttatagcccactagtagcaaaaagcgcccgccatatttgtaatgttttggcggtaaaaaaggattgatgtctagctttaacttgcaaaaaatgtttagtctcgatatttttttgaccaactagttggattttactaaaacaattattcctctcgccctcatagcctctgagtcaatagcccattcggccttcggcctcatgggctattgactcatagcccattcggactcgaggagtaattgttaaatacacaaggaaaaataagcagatagtGCAGTTCAGAAGTTAAGCATAAAGTTAAAGCATCAGCGACTGACAAACGTAGAATGATGAAAAACTCCCGCCAAACTCCTAACTAGCCCTAACCTAGCCCATAGCCACCTGCGGTCCTCTACGCCTTGCCGTCAGAATATTCAATTTCTGACTAACTCGCTCCCATGTCACTcgaacgtcagaaattacacttgccagcaataagaataactgagcatgCCAACCTATACcgctaacaaagagtaagatttaTCGTCCGCGTTATAAGTTTTCAAAGTATTTTCACtaaaaaacgggcagtcaaatctcgtcctcgtcctagccaggtgatctggtgacgtaattcggaggactgggatgaaaaattttaatgccgtatcccacaaccgcgcgcggccttattttcgaattcaacacggcagaggcgaggttagagctcgtcgggtctacttgaatgttcattcagttacaggaaatgtggtagacacggaatgatctgttgagttttggcgatggaaatgctgcagggagtttggaaacagcacctaaggccgcgcgcggttgtgggatacggcgttaaaatttttcttcccagtcctccaaattaggtcaccagatcacctggagaatCTAAAGGTCATAAATATAGGattgagtggagtccaattcggtctatTATCATGCAGTGATCTcagaaacgaaagaaaaagcTGGTGAAAGGCgtaaattgttttagtaaatggCACTCCAAAACGTACAAATAACAATCACAAACAAATAAGAATGAAATGGTCTCGAAGTatttttatggattttttttgttttttgatccataaatttcggtttttgagacttATATTATATTGTATTGAAGTTTTGTCATCATGATTGGTTCATTGGAAATGCAGTTTTAATAGTGACTGGTTTAcctaactgtccgattacagacTGTCCGATCTCAAACTGTCCGATTATATGATAGGCAGCCAACTGATAGAAAATACAtggtcttttaagccaatcacgtTGGAAGAAAGTGTTATGTTTGAACTGCCGTATAAGTAAACGCAGCTGTAATGATGCTTAGGTATAACTTTTTTGtgtagctgaaaaaaaaacgtttcttttcatcttcacaaaaaagtaaaatttttttaacaGTAAAGCAGccgaaggaaaaaaagaaggaaaaagaaagaaaagataaaccTTGATGGCACAGTGACTGCGAAACGGCACATAAGTATTTTAACCGAATAGGGTTTTCTCTTCGTTTCCCGTTTAAATTTAGATTTTGCCTCTCAGCGTTTATATAAACAGCGGAAGGTTTGTCGAGAAAACATGCAAATGCAAATAAACTTGCATTAATAGGTATTTTCCTTACCTGTTGTTCAAGAAAAAATTTTTGGCATTATCTATCTTCGAATTAAATTTGCAATAACTGTGATGTGTGTGGCTCgtgaaaattgtcaaagaaTCCGGCGGCGTCGTGTAACTATTTTCTACCTTTGAAATTTGTTCAGTATAGCtaaggtgaatagtggtgaagaaaaatgaaaacaattacaGAATGGCCAAAAATAATCAACGCCTGTATTTCTTAGGTTCTAATTAAGGCGTTTTGAAACGTGTCTATCTTCACATCAAATGTTCAGGTCTTAATATCAGGGGTAATTAAGATAAGAAATGATAACTTTTGTATATTTGACAGAGGTAAATTCTGAGGAATGAGTGTTTGAATTTGTCTAGAATCGAGTactgtattgaaaaaaaaaaaaaaaagaaacatatcCTTAACAAATAATGTTCGGAAATGTGCTTAAATAGATTCAAACTCAAACAAAGTTGGTAAAACCCCAGGTGGTCATCACCTCAACGGAAGCCTATTCTAGGATCTATCTATCCAAGTTGCAACATAAAGGTTAGCACTGGTAGGGAACTAAAACATCGAAGACGACGAGGGAGAGCATAAGAACGTCATAAATTGGaatatttgacaaagaaaaacagtagGTTTGCACGGTTTTCACGTggagttttcattttgaattgGTTAATTTCGCAGGCAGCCGTGAAAtcacctgttttgttattcTATTAACAACAAGAGCGCTTGGTGACGGATCCATCttaatttgaaatttatatCACAAAATATTTCAGTAGTACATATTGTACGAGTCAAATGATTGCAGAAGTGAGAAATAACATTTCCAGATGACGTTTGTGCTGCCTTTGCTCTAGTTTTAAGCCTAGTGGTACTGTTAAATGTTTACTAAAGAAGCCGAGGTACATGACAACAAACAGGATGCTAAAGGTTGGTGAGATAGCAgcatccaacctttgaacaactggtttctgatattttctcattatttttgttttcatttctcctCCAGTCTTCGGCAAATGCAGGTATAGATCATGAACGCTACCCTTCTGTTGACACAAGAACCTTCTCAGATGGACGGCGAAACCAAGCTCGTGGAGCTTCCGTTGAGCTGGACAATTTTTACTGTGGTTCTCATGACCATAGTTCTTATATTGACCATCATCGGAAACGTCGCGGTTATCGTGGTTCAAAGCAATTCAAACGTTCTTCGAAATGTCGTGAATTCACATTTCCTGATATCTCTATCCATAGCTGATCTTTTGGTTGCGTTTCTTGTCATGCCGTGCGCATTGGACGCTGTAAACAATGGCACGTGGAGGTGTGGGCAGATTTGGGGCAAGATCAACGGATTTGgcaattttctgttttgcatTTCGTCCATAATGCACCTGATGATGTTATCCGTAGACAGATATATATCCATCGCTCGGCCACTGCGGTATCACACGGAGATGACTAGGACGAGAGCGCttgtattttgtcttttcttgtgGTCTTATTCTGCCGTGTGGGCTTTCTTGTCCTTGTTTGGGGTAAGTTCATACGAGTGTTTCATTAGCTACATCGGCCTGTGCAAGAACGAGGACTGGTCTAAATATGGTTTGAATTTCGCTTTTGCAATCTCCGTTGTTTCTGGGACCTACGGTCTGGCATTAATTGCCATGGTGTGCATCTATTTCAAGATTGCAAGGGTGATACGACACCAGATTCAAAGAATAGAAGCAGCCCCCAAGGAGTGGACCTTGCAAATGAACTATAAAGATGCCGTCAAGGATGTTAAAAATCCCATAAAACACCGCAAAATGACCACGAAGCTGAGCCAACACAAAGGAGTGACAACTTTGTTGGTTGTCATATTGGCATATTTGGTGTGTTGGTCGCCTTTTTGTATCATGCTATTCGTAGAGATTGGGACAGGGCAAAAGGTTCAAGGTCCGTATGGCACTTTAGCGATGCTCGCTGGATTCGCAAACAGTTGTTGTAACCCAGTTATTTATTCCATTAAGTACAGGAGTTTTCGAGTGGCTGTTGCCCGCATGTTGGGCAAAAAAAATTTGGTAAATAGGCTATCGCAACCAGTAAGAGATGAAGATTGCAAACCATCAGTGATCACTAAGCGAAATGAAAGGCGTCTCAAACAGAAAGAAATGTCTACGATGTAAGAAACAAACCTGAAGCCGCAAACAAACTATCTATCGGCgtcaaaaattgggttttatcaaacaaatttataaaggttgaattaccaccgtgagagattcagaaagctgatgttttgagcgttagcccttcgtaagagctctgacgaagggctaacgctcgaaacatcagcgttaaaaacccaatttttgtttcactctcctcttcatttagaaactagaaatgcaTTATCTCAGTTTACATCGAGTGCGTTCAAGAAACTTTACTCAAGAAACTTTAGGAACCATACATAAAGAAAGGGTATATCTTCACATAGATCCCAGGACGTTTTCCTTAGGTTGGCTTGGACGCACAAGATCCTGTGAACTAGGTTGGGAAGTTCAATGTCCTTGCacttaacccccccccccccaaaaaaaaagaaagactggatcgagcaacctatcGTTGTCGCTCCCACAAAATTGAAGTCAGcggcgccatcttgttgggatCACTTTCGCGGTATTGCGGTAAATCTTACTATACAACGTTTTAGAAAAATGTACCTCATTCACTGTTTAGCGGAATAACATGTCGTTCGCGGGTAGCATCCAAATGATTAATTTTTCTTGTCAATGCTCACGTGTACGATAGGGTCTTAAGGTGGTCGCAACAAGATCACGGCCGCCGCTAACTTTCTTTGGCTTCACTttgtaaacaatagaagctcgatccaatCTTTTCTTTGAGATCAGTGGTTCTTCGTTTTCACATGATGTTATGGCGGCCATTTTGTTACCCTGTCCCAATCCTTTGGGACGGGACTCCTTGCGTAAACATGTTCTTATTAGAgaggtttcaaatgactgtcgaaaaacttATACCAAGCAAATTACTCCTACCGATCACAACAGGGGAAAACAGCgcgatgagccaatcagaattcctagcaattacctgtaagcTAGCGCGTGCAAGGTGCGATTGACACGAGGTTTTTAAACTagtcactaagcgtagcaatggCGATCGCTTAATTACTTCAACAGTGATGTTAGTTTTTGTGGAAACAAAGTAGTCAATTAAGTGCTTGAGAACCAAAAATTAACTAAATAACTCGGGGGTTCCGAAAAGTTTGCAAATTTAAATTATATTTTCCTTGAACTTGCCCTCTAAGACCGACAAAATCCTTTTAACAGTCTTCCAAGGAACGTCTTAGCCATTAACTGAACTTATGTTTTTTACTGAACCATTTTCAAGCACAAAACCCCCATAGCTGATGAAAGCTAGGGCAATCCTTACATCTtgatcatttgtctgcgcagAGACATTCAATCCAAGTTTTATCAGTTTGTCAACAATGAAACTgattaaaaataattacaaatatACTTGTCACACCTTGAAATAATTCTTCAGCCAATTCATGAACTAAATACGGTTTCCAAAGATGCGCAGCCATCTCTATCTCTCTCTTATCTTTCATCCCACCCCAAAAAGGTGAAAATGAAACACGTACGGTCTACCTAACCGCCGGAGACTGGGAACGTCCTCAACCCAGGCTCTAACGGCCAGAAGAAAAGGCCTTGTGATGTAAGGCGCCAATTGAGATGTTATTGGATTTTCCAGTTTATATAAACTCCCCGGTGGGGGTTCTAATTTCGGAAACGAGGCCTCTGGTGAAACAGTTACGGCCTACCTGTCACGGAGGAATCCAGTCAAAATAATTCTGTATTTGGATCGCTCTTTAAAATTCACTCACCAAGTTTAACTTTGATGGAGCGGGCTACAATATGAACGATATCCTGTCGCACAATGTTTTTACATCCATTTTGAATCTGAAAAGCAGAAGAAATttttatgattcatttcatcTTTCCAGTACATCGCAGACTTAATAAAGCTCCTTCAAGTCCTTCTGCCTGAACATTTTCAATgtgaattaaaataaaaagaactaaacaaaacaaaaccaaaaaaattgcaTTACACCGGTGCAATGCAAAATTTACAACGAAAATATTCATATCGTATTAATGGCTGAACTGATTTAGCCGTCGCATTCGAAAACACTCTTGGTGCCGGGTGGGAAGCTTCTCCGGTTTGAGGCagataaaacatgcaaaaaggAATTTTAGGTCATGCCTATAACCCGGCTTAAGATTGCATTCATTTGAgtctttaagcctggtttccatatcgttgtatctgtcgtatctgtcgtacgaaaaaaattcataggacagatacaactgtATGGAagcctcccgtacaaatgctcaatacaacataaacgacagatacaacttgttgtacgagatagaatgaattctatctgtcctatgaatttttttcgtacgacagacacgacagatacaacgatatggaaaccaggctttaaaccacagaaaaaaaaaccacatcTGCTTGTCCATCAAGTAGTAATGCAAATAAATAGGCTCACCGGAtgtttgttttccaattttggTCCTGTGGCTCATTCGGCTTCCGCTCGTCAATTAATTCAAGCTCAATTTGACTAGAACTCTCCGTAACTTACCATTTCTATGCCGAAAATACATAGAATTTCTCAGATGGATATTTTTGggtgtataattttttttcttgcttacTTTTCTTCGCTTTTCAATGCTCTCTCATATTCGAATTTCTCAGCTTATATAGGTAACAAAAGTTGTTAATATGAGACTTTCTTAATAATCGAACTACAGTACACTGAATGCCATAGAGATTCTTCTTCTTAGGCCATCGAGGTTTCATATGCCGAAAAATAACACGCAAGGCTTTTTCTTACAGTACAGCGTTCTGTTACTGTCATTTGCTGCACattacacaatttttttttctttaaaacgtcagtttatttgtttacatgacgctaaataaaattaaatatcaattGACCACACGAGTCTTTGAGGAGAAATCCATGAGGTTTATTTGGTATGTGGTCCACCGGAAGATACACCACACCTCTAGGAGAGACCGGCACGCTTAATGTGACGTCAGAAGGAGTGTCTGCTTATTGACGGCTGCCTCGATGGACTTAGCATTTGAGTGCATCAGACAAGTTTGTGTTTTCCACTTTTCATCACTCGCCGAAAACAAGTTGTGAATCGTAAGGTAGGTACGTAATGTTAGTCAAAGATAGTGGACGCGTGGAAATCGTTTATTCTTTAAGAGAACTTCTCATCTTCGACTTGCTAACATCCTTTCGTGAGGAATTTGAAACTAGCTAAACGATCTTTGTTTAGATTGTAAGCTGCTCCTCAGTTAAATCGACACGCAAATGCACACCACGATATGGCTGTAGCATTCACTTCCACTGGATGGGCTGTTTAGAATTAGCCATTCAAACTGAAGTATTGGACAGTTGTAGCTTTTTTAGAAAGCATAGCACGGAACAAACGAAGCGCACTCGTAGACGTTTTGTCATGTTTTTATCAACACAACATCTGATTTTTGGATTTTATCTTATCAATTAAAACTTTTGGCCAAGTTCTTGGTCTTTATAATTCAAAACATCACAGCACCAAGTTGCATTCCAAATTGTTTCCTCGTGTTTTAATGGATCAAGACATTAGGGTACATTTCCGCTTCGAAATTCATTATCGCAAATGAAAATTGAGAAACTTGTCACCTAGGTTAATTGTTTTAGCCTAAAGAATTACATACGACTTGGCACGCATTGTGAAAATCGTGAACGATTCCAAACCTAACTTCCAAAATATGTCGCAACAAGAGAGTATGTTTAAACATCTCACCCAATAGACGAGTAATTTTGTCTTGAAAAACGATTTTTGTTTGCAAATATCAAGTCATTTCCAACCAAAATAACACATGATTCATGCACATACAATTCGGTGAGCATTTTTTTGGATTGTTCTTACTGAATGAATGTTTCATTAAATGGCGAGCTTCCTAAAGACGGAAATATGGTCGCATGTTGGCCGGCATAAGCTTCATTGCTGAAGACcgatcaatgttttttttttcggtatcACATTTAATCCCCTCTCCTCTTTTACACGCTCGAGAGTTGTCACGACTCCTATTAATTTCTAGAATACATCCTTTGATCATTTTGTTTGACCTCTTGTGCCCTTTTCGTTGTTATAAGCCCTACACAATTGGATTGAAGACTTGCCGTTTGATGAAGCATATAATACCACACTTAAAGTTCTTTAGTTTCCGATACAAGATTTCCCTTTGTAACGTCAGCACATTGGCTGGATAATTGCATTACAAAGAATTTTCTCGCGTGCGTTCTTCGGTTCCTCTAAAAAGCGACTGGCGTCCCTCTAAATTTTCCTCTCCGTAGAAGTTGTCGATACCGACTCCAacgcacatttttattttaatgaaaattttGTTCCAATTCAAGAAAATCCAAtaggcttaaaatgaatgcagtAAACACAAAGGGGAGATTTAAATTCTCCATATCAATGCTCTCAAGTGTCTTTCTCCAACGGGATTCCTTTTccattgatttattttttcccCGAGGCTCTCAAAACTGTCAGTTCTGGATCTCAACCCAAATTAATCAGATTTTAAGGGCTTCCAACGCCGTACCCAGCGGCCATTGTATTTATATTA
This genomic window from Acropora muricata isolate sample 2 chromosome 2, ASM3666990v1, whole genome shotgun sequence contains:
- the LOC136905739 gene encoding histamine H2 receptor-like, encoding MNATLLLTQEPSQMDGETKLVELPLSWTIFTVVLMTIVLILTIIGNVAVIVVQSNSNVLRNVVNSHFLISLSIADLLVAFLVMPCALDAVNNGTWRCGQIWGKINGFGNFLFCISSIMHLMMLSVDRYISIARPLRYHTEMTRTRALVFCLFLWSYSAVWAFLSLFGVSSYECFISYIGLCKNEDWSKYGLNFAFAISVVSGTYGLALIAMVCIYFKIARVIRHQIQRIEAAPKEWTLQMNYKDAVKDVKNPIKHRKMTTKLSQHKGVTTLLVVILAYLVCWSPFCIMLFVEIGTGQKVQGPYGTLAMLAGFANSCCNPVIYSIKYRSFRVAVARMLGKKNLVNRLSQPVRDEDCKPSVITKRNERRLKQKEMSTM